The proteins below come from a single Eucalyptus grandis isolate ANBG69807.140 chromosome 3, ASM1654582v1, whole genome shotgun sequence genomic window:
- the LOC120291242 gene encoding EG45-like domain containing protein: MEPSRTRTRLLLVLLLVMMQPRLSRAYVGTAASYSPPYTPTACYGNDPGQFPSSNLFAAAGEGIWDNGASCGRQYLVNCTSALGSGFCIPNQTIQVQIVDRVLFLSSRPSCDDTTIVLSMTAFDTIAKFASAVNIMYQQV; the protein is encoded by the exons ATGGAGCCCTCCCGCACTAGAACGCGACTTCTCCTCGTCCTTCTTCTGGTGATGATGCAACCTCGTCTCTCTCGTGCCTATGTCGGCACCGCAGCTTCCTACAGCCCTCCTTACACAC CGACCGCATGCTATGGCAATGATCCAGGACAGTTCCCATCGAGCAACCTCTTTGCGGCGGCCGGTGAAGGGATCTGGGACAACGGAGCGTCGTGCGGGAGGCAATACCTGGTAAACTGCACTAGTGCCTTGGGCTCCGGCTTCTGCATCCCCAACCAGACTATCCAAGTTCAAATCGTCGATCGAGTGCTGTTTTTGTCCTCGCGTCCCTCATGTGACGACACGACCATCGTCCTCTCGATGACGGCGTTCGACACGATCGCCAAGTTTGCCTCAGCCGTCAACATCATGTATCAACA GGTTTGA